Genomic segment of Streptomyces brevispora:
ACGTCCGCGCCATCGCCGACGAACTGCGCCAGTGGAGCCTGTGACGGGCTGACCGCACCCCCGACGGCAAAAGGGCCGGGGCCGGACGCCTGGGCCCGCGCCCCGGCAGGGACGCGCCGGACGCCCCCGCGCGGTCACCTGCGCGGGGGCCGCCCCGGCTCAGCCGCGGTCGGCCGTCGCGCCACGCCCAGTACACAGGCGGACGTGGGAAGCCGGACACCGCCCTCGGGAATGCGGATGCCCCGCTGCCTCTCCACCACGAACCCGGCTGCCTCGATCGCGGCCCGCGCATCGCGCGACGTGTGACAGCCACCGGTCAGCAGCGGCCAGAACGTCCGGTCCAGCACCCGCTGCGTGGCGGCCATGGCCCTGTCGTCGGCCCGCACGTGTTCGAAGAAGCGCAACTCGCCGCCCGGCCGCAGAACCCGTCGGATCTCCGAGAGCGACCGCCGCACATCCCGTACGGTGCACAGCACCAGTGAGACTACGGCGGCGTCGAACGTCTCGTCCCTCACCGGGAGCGCCTCCGCCGTACCCGGCACGACATCCACCGGAATCCCGGCGCCGAGTGCTGCCCGTTCCGCCAGTTGCCGCAGCGTGCGCTCCGGTTCGATCGCCACCACCTCGGACACCGCCGTCGGGTAATGGCCGAAGTTGAGACCGTTGCCCGCCCCGACCTCGATCACCCGGCCCGAGAGCCCCGACAGCAGTTCCGCCCGCACCGCGGCGATGCCCGCCGTGGTATCCGCGGCCACACTCATCCGGGCGTAGTAGCGGGCGAAGACGGGGTGATGCACCGCGTCTTTGGGAACCTTCGTGTTCCGCAACCGCATGACGGACCTCCTCGACGGGGCCGGCGAGCGGGAGCCGGGGCGCCGGGTGCGCCCGGCCCGGTCCGCTCGACCGATCAGGTTCGGCCACCCCGATTCTGCCCCGTCCCGCCCGGCCCGGGCGCTCCACCCGGGGGCCGGCCCGCGTCCCGCTCAGTCCGTCCCGGTCAGCCCGGCGGGCGGACCCCGCCCAGTTGTGCGGTCAGCCAACTCCCCGCCCGGGCACGGAAGTCCGCGGGGCTCAGGTATCCCGCACCCGCCGGGATCACACCGAGCAGCGGTGCCCCCGCGGCCACCGGGAGATCCGTCAGATTGCAGCGCTCCGCCAGATCCGGTTCGGCGGGCATGCTGCCGACCACCACGCCCAGGCAGTCGAGTCCTCGGGCGCGCAGTGCCTCCGAGGTCAGCGCCGTGGAGTTGAGCGTGCCGAGCCCGGCGGGCGCCACTACCAGGACCGGCGCCGACAGCAGCCGTGCCGCGTCCGCCAGGGTGGACCCGTCGTCGTCGAACCGTACGAGCAGCCCGCCCGCGCCCTCGACCAGGACGAGATCGTGCTCGGCCGCCAGTTTCTCGGCCGCCTCGACGATCTCGTACGGGCGTACCGGCGCGAGCCCGGCCCGTCTGGCGGCCGTGGCGGGCGCCAACGGCTCGGGGAAACGAGCCAGTTCGACCGCCGTCACATGGCTGCCCGCCAGCCGCGCCACCTCTGCGGCGTCACCCGGCTCACCGGGTGCCAGACCCGTCTGCGCCGGTTTGAGCACCGCTACCCGACGGCCCGCCCAAGCCGCCGCCACGGCCGCGGTCACGATCGTCTTACCGATCTCCGTGCCCGTACCCGTCACCACCAGAACACTCATCTCAGCCCTCCCGCGCTGCCGCGCACACCGCACGGCAGATCCGTGCCACGTCGTCGTCCCCGGTCACATACGGCGGCATGGTGTAGACGAGATCGCGGAACGGCCGCAGCCACACGCCCTCGCGCACCGCCGCCCGGGTCGCCGCCGCCATGTCCACCTCGTGATCGAGCTGTACGACGCCGATGGCACCGAGCACCCGTACGTCCCGGACTCCGGGCAGTCCGGACGCCGCGGCCAGACCGTCGCGCAGACCGGCTTCGATCCGCTTGATCTCCTGTTCCCAGTCCTGACCGAGCAGCAGGTCGACGGAGGCGCATGCGACCGCAGAGGCGAGCGGATTGCCCATGAACGTCGGGCCGTGGGCGAGTACCGGTACCTCGCCGCGCGAGATCCCCTCGGCGACCGCGGTCGTGCACAGCGTCGCGGCCATCGTCAGATAGCCGCCGGTCAGGGCCTTGCCCACGCACATCACATCGGGTGAGACCCCGGCGTGTTCCGCGGCGAAGAGCTTGCCCGTACGGCCGAATCCCGTGGCGATCTCGTCGAACACCAGCAGCACGCCGTGCGCGTCACACGCCTCGCGCAGCACGCGCAGGTAGCCGGGTGAGTGGAACCGCATCCCGCCGGCCCCCTGTACCACCGGTTCGACGATCACCGCGGCCAGCTCATCGGCATGGTGCGCGATCAGTTCCCGCAGATGCGCCGCGTACGCGGCGTCCGGCTCCATGCCGAAGCCGGCCGGGGGCTCGTCCGCGAAGACCTGTTGCGGCAGCGCACCCGACCACAGCTCGTGCATGCCGCCCTCGGGGTCGCACACGGACATGGGCTGCCAGGTGTCCCCGTGATAGCCCCCTCGCCAGGTCAGCAGGCGCTGCTTGGCGGGCCGGCCGGCCGAACACCAGTACTGCAGGCACATCTTCACGGCGACCTCGACCGAGACCGAGCCGGAATCGGCGAGGAAGACGTGTTGCAACGGTTCCGGGGTGATCTCGACCAGCCGGGCCGCCAGCCGGACGGCGGGCTCATGGGTGAGCCCGCCGAACATCACGTGGCTCATCCGGTCCAGCTGGCCGCGGGCGGCCTCATTGAGCACCGGATGGTTGTAGCCGTGCACGGCCGACCACCAGGACGACATGCCGTCGACCAACTCGTTCTGCCCGTGGGCCGGTTCGGCGAGCCGGAGCCGTACCCCGGACGCGGACTCCACTACCAGCGGTTCCTGCCGGCCCGGCATCGGGCCGTACGGGTGCCAGACGTGGGCCCGGTCCAGGGCGCGCAGATCCGCGGGGGAGAGCGGCTCAGGCATTGGGTGCGAGATCCGTACCCGCGCCGCGACGGCGGACCGCCACCAGATCCGTGCGTGCCACGGAGGCCTCCGAGGCTTCCGCCGGAGCGGCCGCCGCCTCCGGTCCTTCGCCGCAGGGCGCGCATCCGCCGGAGTGCGAACCGCAGTCTGCGCCCGCCTCCGCACGGTGCCGGGGAAGCGTGGTCGTACCGGCCCCCTCGACCTCGAACCCGGCGTCCGCGATCATGTCGAGGTCCGCCTGCCCGGCCTGGCCCTCGCTCGTCAGATAGTCGCCCAGGAAGATCGAGTTGACCAGGTGCAGGGCGAGCGGCTGCATCGAGCGCAGATGCACTTCGCGCCCGCCCGCGAGCCGTACCTCCACATCCGGGCAGACGAACCGCACCATCGCCAGGATCCGCAGGCAGCGCTGCGGAGTCAGGTTCCACTCCTTGGCGAGCGGCGTCCCTTCGAACGGGATCAGGAAATTGACGGGCACCGAGTCGGGGTCCAGTTCGCGCAGCGCGAAGACCACATCGACCAGATCGGAGTCGCTCTCACCCATTCCGGCGATCAGCCCCGAACAGGCGGAGAGACCGGCGGCCTGCGCCTGGTGCACCGTCTCCACCCGGTCCGCATAGGTGTGGGTGGTCGTGATGTCCCCGTACGTCCCCTCGGACGTGTTGAGGTTGTGGTTGTACGCGTCGGCGCCCGCGGACCGCAGCCGGCCGGCCTGGCCGTCCGAGAGCAGACCGAGGCAGGCACAGACCTCGACGCCCTCGTTCTGCTCCTTGATCGCCTCGATGGTCTGCGACACCCGGTCGACGTCGCGGTCGGTCGGACCGCGACCGCTCGCCACCAGGCAGACCCGCTTGGCGCCGCCCGCGACCCCGGCGGCAGCCGCCTTCGACGCCTCGTCGGGCTTCAGCCAGGTGTACTTGAGGATCTCGGCCTTGGAGCCCAGCCGCTGCGAACAGTACGAGCAGTCCTCGGGACAGAGCCCCGACTTCAGATTGACCAGGTAGTTCAGTTTCACGCGCCGCCCGAACCACTGGCGTCGCACCTTTCCGGCCGCGGCCACCACGTCGAGCAGATCGTCGTCCGGGCTCGCCAGTACAGCGAGCGCTTCTTCACGGGTCGGCAGCTCGCGCCGCAGTCCCTTGTCCACCAGCGTGTTCAGGAGGTCCATGGCGATGATCCTGACGCACGGCACGCCTCCGAGCCAAGGAAGAACCGGACAACAGAGAGGCGTGAGGGTGTGTGCATGGCCACACCCTGTCCGGCTTCGCCCCCGGTTAAGGTCTGTGAGTTGCCTACAAAAGGGACCGCCAATGCCCTTCGCCCCGTTCGACTGGATCGACGACGAGGCGCGCCGCCGCGCGGACGCCGGACTCGTCCGGACGCTCCGGCCCCGGCCCGCCGAAACGGAACTGCTCGATCTCGCGAGCAACGACTACCTCGGCCTGACCAGACACCCGGAAGTGACCGCGGCGGCGGCCCGCGCGGCGTGCCGCTGGGGTGCGGGGGCCACCGGATCCCGGCTGGTCACCGGGTCCACCACGCTGCACGCCGAGCTCGAACGGGAACTGGCCGAATTCTGCGGTTTCGAGGCCGCCCTCGTGCTGTCGTCGGGCTACGCGGCCAACCTCGCCGCGCTCACCGCCCTCAGCGGCCGGGGCTCACTGATCGTGTCGGACGCGGGCAACCACGCCTCGATCGTCGACGGCTGCCGGCTCTCCCGGGCCGAGACCGCCGTCGTGCCGCACACCGACCCCGAGGCCGTGCGCAAGACGCTCCGCGCGCATGACGGCAGGGCGCTGGCGGTCACCGACTCGGTCTTCTCCGTCGACGGCGATGCCGCGCCGCTGGCCGCGCTGGCCGAGGTCTGCCGTGCGGAGGGCGCCGCGCTGCTCGTCGACGACGCGCACGGTCTGGGGGTGCTCGGGGAAGGCGGGCGCGGCGCTCTCGCGGCCGCCGGTCTCGCGGGCGGCGAGGGCGTCGTCGGCACGCTCACCCTCTCCAAGGCCCTGGGCAGCCAGGGCGGCGCGGTACTCGGCCCCGCCCGGGTCATCGACCACCTGGTCAACACCGCCCGTACGTTCATCTTCGACACCGGTCTCGCCCCGGCCGCCGCCGGCGCCGCACTCGGCAGCCTGCGGCTGCTGCGCCGCGAACCGGAACGAGCGGGCAGGGCCCGGGCGGTCGCCACCGCACTGTACGAACAGTTGACCGCGGCCGGTCTGGTCGCCGTACGGCCCGATGCGGCCGTGGTCTCGGTACGCGCGCCTTCGGCCGACTCCGCGGTCCGCTGGGCGGCCGACTGCCGTACGGCCGGTATGGCGGTCGGGTGCTTCCGGCCGCCGTCGGTGCCGGACGGCATCTCCAGGCTGCGACTGACGGCGCGGGCCGACCTGACGGACGCGCAGATCGCGACCGCGGTCGCGATCGTACGGCGGACCGCTCCGGACGCCTGAGACGGCAGCGCCGCCATCGGGCGCCGTGACCGGCCCGCCGTCGGGTCAGCGGACCGAGTTGCGGCTCAGACCGTGGACGAAGGAGGTCCAGGCCGCGGCCGAGAACTGCAGCGGCGGCCTGGACACATCCTTGGAGTCGCGCACGGCCAGCTGTCTGCCGCCGAACGGTGCGGCCTCCACGCAGTTGTTCATTCCCGTGCTGCGGCTGCTGCGCCGCCACCGTAACGCGTGCTGTGCGAGGCAATCCGACATGACGCCCCCCTCGGGCAGTCCGTAGTTACTGACCGGCGCGGTCGATCGCGGCGATCAGGTCCAACGAGTGCTCCGGCGACAGCGCGTGTGCCTGCAGGGTGCGGAAGGCCGAGCTGTACGCCTCAAGGTCTTCTTTCCGCTCCAGGTAAAGGCTACTCGTCAAATGGTCAAGAACGACCACATCCAGATCAGAAGTGGTCGGAAAAGAGAAGATAACGAAAGGTCCGGTGAGGCCGACGTAGCCGCCGACCGAGAAGGGCAGCAACTGAAGGTTCACGTGCGGAAGCTGGGCCAGCCGGATGAGATGACGCAACTGCTCCCGCATCACCCGTTGGCCGCCGACCGCGCGCCTCAGCACCGCCTCGTCGAGCACCGCGCTCAGTCGCAGCGGCGGATCGCTCCGCAACACCCCCTGCCGGGCGAGCCGCACCTCCACCAGTGAGTCCAGCTGGCCGGCCGGCAGCCCGTCGAGTGCCGCCCGGGTCACCGCACGTGCGTAGTCGGCTGTCTGCAACAGGCCCGGCACCACCGAGGTTTCCAGCGTGCGGGCCGTACGCGCCTGCGACTCCAGGCTGATGAAGTCACGGTACTGGGGCGGGATGAGACCGCGGTAGGCGTGCCACCAGCCCGCACCGCCACCGCCCGCCGAACCGGCGAGCGCCTCCAGGACGCCCCGCAACTGCGGGTCGTTCACGCCGTACGCGTCCAGCAGCCGGGTGACGTCCCCCGGCCGCACCCCACTGATGCCGGTCTCGATCCGGCTCACCTTCGACTGGTGCCAGCCGAGCAGTTGCGCGGATTCCCGGCTGGTGAGCCCCGATGCATGGCGCAGACTCCGCAGCTCCTCCCCGAGCTTGCGGCGTCGCACCGCAGGTCCGTGCTGCATGTAGTGACTCCCTCCCAGTCCCTGCCGAGCGGACAGTGTGCCGCTCCCGCACGGCATCCAGCGAAGAGTTCACCGCTTTGAGCGACAGATATATGCATATCTTGGTGGATCGTCGTCACAGAGGGCAGCATCAGTGGCAATGTGGCGCGAAGCACAGCACGGACCGATCGCGGGTCGGTCCGGGTGGGAAAGGGGCGGCCGGCCATGGCGGACCATCAAGAGGCAAGTGTCACGCTGCCGAGCGAGCCGGTCTCGGTCGCCGCGGCCCGCAGGTATGTGGCCAGAGTGCTGGCCGAATGGGGACTGTCCGACGGGAGCGAGGCCGCCGACACCATCCGGCTGATCGTCTCGGAGCTCGCGACCAACGCGGTCCAGCACACCTTCGGCCAGTCGCCCATCTTCACCGTGGACCTCCGGCTGGAGCGCGAGGAACAGCTGCACGTCGGAGTGACGGACAGTCACCCCCGCTGGCCCCAGCGGCTGCCCGCCGCCGTCCAGCAGGACAACGGGCGCGGCATGGTGATCATCCGCTCGCTGGCCAAGGAATACGGTGGCAAGCTGACCGTCACGCCCACCGCCGACGGCGGCAAGACCGTCTGGATCGCCCTCCCCTGGAACGTCCCCGTCCAGAGCTGACCGGACCCGTGGCCCGCCGCCCCGGTCACTGCGTCGCGGCGGCCCGTCCGAATCCGCTGCGCAACAGGGCCCGCAGGGTCTCCGCAGCGGCGCTCGACCGGTCACCGCGGTGCACCACCGAGATCGTCCGGCGGAACGCGGCAGGAGCCAGCCTCCGTACGGACAGCGGGGTCGGCGACATCGCCGCGACCATCTCGGGGACCACCGCGATCCCGATGCCCGCGCTGACCAGCGCGCACACCAGCGCATAGCCGGGCGACTCGCAGACCACCGCGGGCAGTGCGCCCGCCTCGGCCAGTGCGCTCTCCACCCCACGCCGCGGTGGATGCGTGGGCGCGCTGCTGATCAGCGGCCGGCCGGCGAGGTCCGTCACCGGGAGCCGCCCGCTGCCGTCGGCCAGGACCTGCCCGACGGCGGTGATCAGCACCAGTTCCTCGACCAGCAGGGGCACGGTACTGACGCCGGAGGGCAGCGGTGTCGCGGTGGCCGGTTCGTACGCGTGCGTCAGCGCGAGGTCGACCTCGCCCGCCGCCACCGCCGCCACCCCGCCCGGCGGCTCGTACTCCGTGACGACCAGCTCCACATCCGGGTGCGCCCGGCGGAAGGCGCTCAGCACGGGAGGCAGCAGATGAACCCCCGCAGTGGTGAAGGTGCCGACCCGCAGACGTCCGCCGGAGAGCCCGGCGAGACGGGCCAGCTCGTGGCGGGCCTGGTCCATCTCGTCGAGGATCCGCCGGGCCCGGCCGGCGAGCAGCTCACCCGCGGCCGTGAGACGGGCGCCCCGGTGGTGCCGGACCAGCAGTGCGGCACCGGCCTCCCGCTCCAGTTTGGCGAGCTGCTGGGAGAGAGCGGGGGCGGTGTAGCCCAGGCGCGCGGCGGCCCGGGTGATCGAACCGGCCTCGGCGACCGCGACCAGCGCCGCAAGCCGTGTCGGGTCGTACATTAAGCATTCCTTTTGGCAGACCCACGAGATTGCAAGTACATGCTAAAGGCGGTTCGGGTCCAGGGTGGAGCCATGGACGCCCAACTGACGGCCTTCCTCGGGGTTGCCGCCGCCATGGTCGCGCTGCCCGGAGCCGACTTCACCGTCGTCGTACGCAACGCTCTCGCCTCGCGGTCGGCGGGGGTGGCGACCGCGCTCGGCGTCGCCGGTGGCCTGCTCGTCCACACCGCGCTCGCCGTCGCGGGGCTGGCCGCCGTGCTGGTGGCGGTGCCGGTGCTGTTCCGCACGGTTCAGCTACTCGGCGGGGCGTACGTGCTCTACCTGGGCGTCAGTGCGCTCCGCGCGGCCCGGCGCAGCCAAGGGCGGGCACACGCCACCGAAACCGTGGCGGACCGGGCGGACGACGACGCGGAGCCCGCGAAGGGGACCCGGCGCGCACTGCGCCAGGGCTTCCTCACCAACGCGCTGAACCCCAAGGCGCCTGTGCTCTTCCTCAGCCTGCTTCCGCAGTTCGTCCCCGCCGGGTCCGCCCCGCTGCCCAGAACGCTGCTGCTCGCCGCGATCGTCGTACTGCTGGCACTGATCTGGTTCCCGGCCGTGGCGCTCCTGGTGGACCGCCTGGGCCGGTGGCTGCGCCGGCCGCGTACCGCCCGGGCGATCGAGGGCGGCAGCGGCGCGGCACTCACCGTGCTGGGCGTGGTACTGGTGACCGGCACCCTGCTGCACTGACCCGACAGCCCCTCGCACGCGGGTCCGGCGGTGGGACGAGGGTCCGTCAGCGGACCCGCCCGTAGTAGACGTTCTTCGTCCAGATCTTCTCCATCCGGACCACGGCGCCGGATTTCGGCGAGTGCCAGATCCTTCCGCTGCCCGCGTAGATGCCCACGTGGTAGACGCTGCGGCCGGAGTGGAAGAAGACCAGGTCTCCGCGTTGCCGATTCGAGGCCGAGATGTGACGGGTCTTGTTGTACTGCTGCTGGGCCGTGCGCGGGAGCTTCTTGCCCGCTTTCCCGAACGCGTAGAGCGTCAGGCCCGAACAGTCGAAGCGGCTTGGGCCGGTGGCACCCCACCGGTAGGGCGATCCCTTCTTCGACGCGGCGATGTTGAGCGCCTTCATCGAATGAGTCGCGGCCTGGGCGTCGGTCACGGCGCCGGGGACGAACAGTGTGCCGCCGACGGCGGCGAGAGTCATGACCGAGGCCGTGGTGGCGCGGGCGAGCAGAGACGGGACATGAACCTGCGCAGTCATGCGCAACCCTTCGTCAGCCGCCTGTGAAGGATGACCTGTCGGGTTCGGGCTGGCGAAGTTGCCCGGCCGCACATGGCGGCTTCACCCCGAGGGACAACCGGATAGCCGGTCGGCCCGTTGTGCTCGGGTCCTCCACTCCTGCCGATCCACTCCTGTCGACCAGGCATCCGGACAGCGGCAGGACTCGGCGTCCGCCCGGACCGCCCCGCCGCGGTGGCGGGGGCTTGTCGTCCCAGGGATCTTGACTCACCGAACGCCGGATTTCCGGGATAAAACAGTCATATGTGAGGATCGGCACGACTAACCTGATCAGGTGGACAATGGGCCTTACGGGGACCTGCCGAGCCTCCCCTGTCAGCGCCGTACCAGCGACGGAACGGCAGATTTCGCCCACGATCCACCTCGAAAGCGCAAGTCGAGCCATCCCTCGTGCGAGGCATCGGGTACGCCGAACGAGCGAGAAATTCTGGTCAAGCCGTCGGGCGTGTCGGCGTAGGCGAGTTGATCAACTCGTCGGGGCCGGCGGCACGGTGATCCGTCCGGTGCGTCGTTCGCCGTCCAGTACCCGCAGCGCCCGGGTCAACGTGGCGGAATGGATACGCGCTTCGCCCCGCTCGTGCATCAACGCGAGTGCGTCCCGCAGCGCCGCCGCGTACGAGGCGAGCGCCTGGGCGGCGCGCAGGGCACGGTAGGTGTCGTCGGCGTGGGCCGGGTTGATCCGGCCCAGCTGGTCGACGACTTCCAGATAGCGGTCGATGAACTCGCCCTCCGCGCGGGTCAGGGCGGGCAGTGGTGGGAACTCCGGTGGCTGCATCGGGGGTTCACCGCGCGGCGGCCGGTGGCAGCGCGGGGCCGCGGTTCTGCACGATGTGGTCGATCAGCCCATAGGCCTTGGCGTCCTCGGCGTCGAGGATGAGATCGCGCTCGGTGTCGGCGGTGATCTGCTCGGCGGAGCGGCCGGTGTGACGGGCCAGCATGCCGGTCAGCGTCTCGCGCATCCGGGCCAGTTCCCGGGCCTCGATCTCCAGGTCGGACGGCTGTCCCTGTACCGGTTCGGCGAGCTCGGGCTGTTGCATCACGACCCGTGCGCCGGGCAGCGCGTGCCGTCGGCCGTGAGCTCCGGCGGCCAGCAGTACGGCCGCGCCGGCGCCCGCCTGGCCGAGGCAGAAGGTCTCCACCTCGCAGGTGAGGAACGCCATCGTGTCGTAGACGGCGGTCATGGCCCCGAACGAGCCGCCGGGGGAGTTGATGTAGAGCTGGATGGGCCGGTCCGGTGCGTCGTGCTCCAGGTACATGAACTGGGCGACCAGGTCGTTGGCCGCCGTGTCGTCGACCGGGGTGCCGAGGAAGACGACGCGTTCGGCCAGCAGCTTGGAGTAGGGATCGAGGGTGCGCGTCCCCTGGGACGTGCGCTCGGTGAACTCGGGCAGTACGTAGCGGGCGGCGGGGCGGTGCATGGCGAAGGCCTCTCCTCCGGTGCGCAGGGGTCCGTGCGGGCGCCTGCGCACGCATCCGTAAAAAATGTACAGGACGTACAGAAGGATATGATGGGGAGCATGGCCTACGAGATTCCGGTGACGCAAGCCCGAGCTGAGCTCGCCGAACTGATCAACCGTGTTGTCTACGGCGGTGAGCGAGTGGTTGTGACGCGGCACGGCAAACCGCTCGTGGCGCTGGTATCGGCCGCTGACCTGGAGCGACTTGAGGACGAGGAGGCGGCGGAGCAGGAGCAGGTGATCAGCTCGGTCTCCTCGATCGGCTCTTTGCCGTCCGCTACCGGCGAACGGCACCGCTTCGGGATCGCCGCGGAACACCGGGGGCGGCAGGGCCCGGGGGAGTGATGCGGAAGTGCTGTGCACCCCTGCCCGTGACGGGCAGGGGTGCACAGCACTTCCCGACGACGAGCCGGACACCGGCCCAGCCCGCAACGCCGAAGCCCCGGCACCCTGCCAAAGGGCCGGGCGGACGGGGATACGGGCGGACGGGTATCCGGGCACCGCACCGACCGACCGTCTACGACCGTCCGCCGTCCTCCGCGGCGCGCTCACACCGTACGGTCGTACCGTTCCAGCCAGGCGTCCTCTGCCGCGTAGTCGAAGAGGCCGGTGCCGTAAGCCCACACCATGGCGGGGTAGGCGTCCTTCCAATCACGCCCCGCCAGTTGCGCGGTGATCCACTCGACGGACTCCGGGAGCGACTCGGCATAGCCCGTCACCGGCCGGTAGCCGAGCTCCCGTTCGGCGGCCGTCATGTCGTACACGATGGGATGCGGGGCGCCCCAGGGCGACAGGCCGACGCCGTCGGGCGAGGCGTCGCCCGGCATCAGCACGGTCTCGGTCTCCCACCCCAGCACCGCGTCGACCGCCGCACCGATCTCCGCGACCGTCGGCGCCTGCGGGTCGGCTGCGTTGAGCACCCGGGAGCCCGGCCGCAGGGCGGCAAGCCGGATCAGCTCGGCCGCGTTGGCGGCGTGCAGCGGATGGAAACGCGACCTCCCCCCGTACGCCAGCACGCGCCGGGCGCGGCGGTCCAGAGCACGTTTCACGAAGTAGAGCTCGCGCGGCGAGCGGCAGTACGGACCGTGGATCGCGCCCGCCCGCAACAGCGTGACCGGCAGCGTGTCGCCCGCTTCGAGGAGATCCTGCTCCAGACGGATCTTCCTGGTCCCGTACGTGGCCTCGCCCGGCCGGACCGTGGGCTGCGACTCGGGTATCGGTACCGGGTAGCAGGGCGACCCGTCGGGTTCTTCCTGCGTGTCGAAACTGCGGCCGCGGTCGTCCTCGTACACCGCACCGCTGGAGACGACCACGGCCGACCCGATCCGGTCCGCCAGATCCGTCAGCTGCCGGGCATGCTGCCCTCCGTACGCCACCATGTCGACCAGTACGTCGCAGCCGTCGCCGAGGGCCGCCGCGAGCGCACCGTCCTCGTCGCGGTCCAGTGCCGCCGTCCGTACCTCGTCGCCCCACCTGTCGTCGCGGACGCCGCCTCGCGAGGCCGCGGTCACCGTCCAGCCGTCCGCCACGAGCGCGCGCACCGCGGCCCGTCCGATCTGGCCGGTCGCTCCCAGCACCCATGCGTGTCCTTTGCCCATGGACCTCACGCCAGGGGGAGTCAGGAGCACCGAGAAGCGTGGTTCACCGAGCGCGAATCCGCCGTCAGCGTCGCAGTTTCGGGAACTTTCCCGGACGCTCCGCCTGCTCGGCCGCCTTCACCTTGGCCGCGTACTCATCGACGTACTCCTGTCCGGAGAGACCCAGGATCGCGTACATGATCTCGTCGGTGACAGCCCGGACCGCCGCCTTCTCGTCCTCCAGCCCGGTGTAGCGCGAGAAGTCCAGCGGCTCGCCGAAGCGGATGGTGACCTGCTTGATGCGCGGTACGACCTTGCCGGGAGGCTGGATCTCGAACGTGCCGACCATGGCGCACGGCACCACCGGCACCTGTGCCCGGATGGCCATGACCGCGACCCCGACCTTGCCCTTGTAGAGCCGCCCGTCGTGCGAACGGGTGCCCTCCGGATAGATGCCCAGCAACTCGCCCCTGCTCAGCACCCCGAGCGCCTCGCGGATCGCCGCCTGCCCGGCCTCCTTGCCGGACCGGTCCACCGGGATCTGCCCGGCGCTCCGGAAGAACGCGGCGGTCAGCCGGCCCTTCACACCGGGACCGGTGAAGTACTTCGCCTTCGCGAGGAAGGTGATGCGCCGTTTGATGATCGCCGGCATCAGGAAGTGGTCGGAGAACGACAGATGATTGCCGGCGACGATGGCCGCACCGTCCGCCGGAATATGCTCCGCGCCCTCGATGACCGGGCGGAAGAACAGCCGCAGCAGCGGCCCCAGGACGACGTACTTGAGCAGGTAATAGAACACGGGGCGGCTCCCAGGTCGGCCGGATCGGCTCCACAGCTGCGTTTTACCAGGTCAGCGGAGACCTCAGCAGAGGACACCCTATGTGCAGCCGTCGTCCCGTCTACCCGCCCTCGGGCGGGTCGATGCCGTGCCTTTGGCGGCTTTGCCGACCGGACTCCGGTCGGGCCGGGCGCTCCGGGGCACGGCCGGTACGGGCCGGGGGCGGTCCGTCGCCGCCGGGGAGCGCCTGAGCGGTGACGTCGTGGAGGTACCGCACGGCGAATTCCTCGGGTGGCGGCGGCGCTCGATCGCCGCGCCGGAGTCGTGGAGCCACCGCCGGTAGCCGAGGGGTCCGAAAAGTTCACCGCGGCCGAGTCCCGTCGCACCGTGACGCACCCGGATCCAGGACCGGTCCTCGATCCACCGGAGGTCGAGCGGCCCGGCGGATGCTGCGCGAGGGCGCCGGCCGGACCGCCGTCGCGGTCCCACAGGATGGCCGGGGCGTCAGCGCGCTCGCCGGAATCGGAGGCCCGCGCGCACTCGAAGCCGAGGTGGGAAAGAGGCGGC
This window contains:
- a CDS encoding lysophospholipid acyltransferase family protein: MFYYLLKYVVLGPLLRLFFRPVIEGAEHIPADGAAIVAGNHLSFSDHFLMPAIIKRRITFLAKAKYFTGPGVKGRLTAAFFRSAGQIPVDRSGKEAGQAAIREALGVLSRGELLGIYPEGTRSHDGRLYKGKVGVAVMAIRAQVPVVPCAMVGTFEIQPPGKVVPRIKQVTIRFGEPLDFSRYTGLEDEKAAVRAVTDEIMYAILGLSGQEYVDEYAAKVKAAEQAERPGKFPKLRR